One genomic region from Elusimicrobium sp. encodes:
- a CDS encoding glycosyltransferase family 4 protein, which yields MNLLHIVYAKVWGGGEQYVYMLCKEENARGHRSVVVLDKKQDHLVKKFQEVATVCPISLYGIGKFFAIFRLLKILKKFKIDILNCHSGTMVPVCAVLKTLKPNIKWVIYRHNVTPNKKDFYHKAIQRKADAFVCVSRLVYDLQKQTATTELIDKFHLIYNGIDIKRFIKRIRSQVRFPVKIGYAGRMEENKGVGVLLQALKILNLQEKVPCHLYIAASSQTAFTEKCNQFIIENGLTRNYHLMNDVKDMGQFYNEIDLFVLPSLVKESFGLVLCEAMYSGVPTISTNNGAQGEIIENNISGLLVNPNDPCAIAESIKSLISSPAKYEQISLEGNKRVEDSFALSIMVDKLNGLFNQLLQIK from the coding sequence ATGAATTTGTTACATATCGTCTATGCAAAAGTTTGGGGTGGTGGCGAGCAGTATGTATATATGCTGTGTAAAGAAGAAAATGCTCGCGGTCATCGCAGTGTTGTTGTTTTAGATAAAAAACAAGATCACCTTGTTAAAAAATTTCAAGAGGTGGCAACAGTATGCCCTATTTCCTTATATGGAATTGGTAAATTTTTTGCCATATTTCGCCTTCTAAAAATACTAAAAAAATTTAAGATAGATATTTTGAACTGTCATAGCGGAACAATGGTGCCTGTATGTGCAGTTCTAAAAACATTAAAACCTAACATTAAATGGGTAATATATAGGCATAATGTAACACCTAATAAAAAAGATTTTTATCATAAGGCTATTCAAAGAAAAGCAGATGCTTTTGTTTGTGTTTCTCGGTTAGTATATGATTTACAAAAGCAAACGGCTACTACGGAACTTATTGATAAATTTCACTTAATATACAATGGAATTGACATTAAACGATTTATCAAAAGAATTCGTTCTCAAGTTCGGTTCCCTGTCAAGATAGGTTATGCCGGCCGTATGGAAGAAAATAAGGGAGTAGGGGTTTTATTACAGGCTCTTAAAATACTGAATTTACAGGAAAAAGTACCCTGCCATTTGTATATTGCTGCCAGTTCTCAAACAGCCTTCACAGAAAAATGTAACCAGTTTATAATAGAAAACGGATTGACGAGAAATTATCATTTAATGAACGATGTGAAGGATATGGGACAATTTTATAATGAGATAGATTTGTTTGTTCTTCCTTCCTTAGTTAAGGAATCTTTTGGTTTAGTTCTTTGTGAAGCTATGTATAGCGGTGTTCCAACAATTTCTACCAATAATGGAGCACAAGGGGAAATAATAGAAAATAATATCAGTGGACTTTTAGTAAATCCTAATGACCCCTGTGCTATTGCAGAAAGTATTAAAAGTTTAATCTCTTCTCCGGCGAAATACGAACAAATAAGTTTGGAAGGGAATAAACGAGTAGAAGACTCTTTTGCACTATCCATTATGGTAGATAAACTAAACGGATTGTTTAACCAACTTTTACAAATAAAATAA
- a CDS encoding glycosyltransferase family 8 protein, with translation MKERINICFASDNNYAPYMGMALFSVLRNAGVEETFHFYILDMGIAEENKQKIASLNNTHEFDITYIPIDRSRLSGCDPKKLSLATFGRFFIPELIPQDKVLYLDCDIMVCASLLPMWKTDLAGFYLAGIADWGEISRGRLQERFGQDFNAQEYVNAGVLLINNKKWREDGICEKLLQYSIENAKNLPLADQDAINFICRSHKKILMERWNMFGQFYKTDLFYHLPVFSRMEEEQQHTVIRHFHPWKKNYFAPHREEYVSLMKISPWAEFAPKDDLKWIAWSKIVLRYLWKHPFCFLLPKFYKRWKMRGSACLFMDH, from the coding sequence ATGAAAGAAAGAATTAATATTTGTTTTGCTTCTGACAACAACTATGCCCCATATATGGGCATGGCCCTTTTTTCTGTTTTGCGTAATGCCGGGGTCGAAGAAACTTTCCATTTTTATATTTTAGATATGGGAATTGCTGAAGAAAATAAACAAAAAATTGCTTCTTTGAATAATACTCATGAATTTGACATAACCTACATACCCATAGACCGTTCCCGTTTATCCGGGTGTGACCCCAAAAAATTATCTCTAGCTACCTTTGGGCGCTTTTTTATTCCCGAACTAATCCCGCAAGATAAAGTTCTTTACTTAGATTGCGATATAATGGTCTGCGCTTCATTGCTTCCCATGTGGAAAACGGATTTGGCAGGTTTTTATTTGGCTGGTATAGCGGACTGGGGGGAGATTTCCCGTGGGCGTTTACAAGAGCGTTTTGGGCAAGATTTTAACGCGCAAGAATATGTTAATGCCGGGGTGTTGTTAATTAACAACAAAAAATGGCGGGAAGACGGAATTTGTGAAAAACTTTTGCAGTATTCTATTGAGAATGCAAAAAACCTTCCATTGGCAGACCAAGATGCAATTAATTTTATTTGCCGTTCCCATAAAAAAATATTGATGGAAAGATGGAATATGTTTGGGCAGTTTTATAAAACAGATTTATTCTATCATTTGCCTGTTTTTTCCCGAATGGAGGAAGAACAACAGCATACAGTCATTCGTCACTTTCACCCGTGGAAGAAAAACTACTTTGCCCCTCATCGGGAAGAATATGTTTCTTTGATGAAAATAAGCCCATGGGCTGAATTTGCCCCTAAGGATGATTTGAAATGGATTGCTTGGAGTAAAATTGTTTTGCGTTATTTGTGGAAACATCCTTTCTGCTTTTTACTTCCTAAGTTTTACAAACGTTGGAAAATGCGCGGAAGTGCCTGTTTATTTATGGATCACTAA
- a CDS encoding glycosyltransferase family 8 protein codes for MIEKINICFASDDNYAPYMGMALFSVLKNAGEEETFHFYVLDNKISEKNKQKIEKLKELYSFEITYLTLDEKIFKNCDLKRSNWTLSIFGRYLIPELISEDKVLYLDCDVFVRSSLLPLWKEDISEYYIGGVPDYNVILRGKLTKRFGKDFKPEEYVNSGVLLINNKKWREEHLFNTLLDYSVKNASLLQWPDQDAINVICQNRKKLLPERYNVMGFLYKPDLFLSHPRFNEIVEEPKHTVIRHFHPWEKNSFSPNREEYLSLMKVSPWADLMPKDDPYVLAWIKMIARYLWRHPFCFLLPKFYRYWKYRGTKCLFFDYR; via the coding sequence ATGATAGAAAAAATAAATATCTGCTTTGCTTCTGACGATAATTATGCACCTTATATGGGTATGGCCCTATTTTCCGTATTAAAAAATGCAGGAGAGGAAGAAACTTTCCATTTTTATGTTTTAGATAATAAAATTTCGGAAAAAAATAAACAAAAAATTGAAAAATTAAAAGAACTCTATTCCTTTGAGATTACTTATCTTACTTTAGACGAAAAAATCTTTAAAAATTGTGATCTAAAACGTTCTAATTGGACGTTATCCATCTTCGGTCGTTATTTAATTCCTGAATTAATTTCTGAAGACAAAGTTCTCTATCTGGATTGTGATGTCTTTGTAAGAAGCAGTTTGTTGCCCTTGTGGAAAGAGGATATATCCGAGTATTATATAGGTGGTGTGCCGGATTACAACGTTATATTACGAGGAAAACTTACAAAACGTTTCGGCAAAGATTTTAAACCGGAAGAGTATGTCAACTCTGGGGTTCTCCTCATTAATAATAAAAAATGGAGAGAAGAACATCTCTTTAACACCTTATTGGATTATTCCGTTAAGAACGCCTCTTTGCTACAATGGCCCGACCAAGATGCCATAAATGTTATTTGCCAAAATCGCAAGAAACTACTGCCGGAACGTTACAATGTGATGGGTTTCTTATATAAGCCGGATTTATTTTTATCTCATCCGCGTTTTAATGAAATTGTAGAGGAGCCCAAACACACAGTTATTCGACACTTCCACCCTTGGGAAAAGAATTCTTTTTCTCCAAATAGGGAAGAGTATCTATCCTTAATGAAAGTAAGCCCTTGGGCTGATTTGATGCCGAAAGACGACCCTTATGTCTTGGCATGGATCAAAATGATTGCCAGATATTTATGGAGACATCCGTTCTGTTTTCTGTTGCCTAAATTCTACAGATACTGGAAATATCGCGGAACGAAGTGTTTGTTTTTTGATTACAGATAA